One part of the Truepera radiovictrix DSM 17093 genome encodes these proteins:
- a CDS encoding gluconokinase, protein MKGAAPQEVCIGLDAGTTGCKAVALSAAGRVCAEASATYPLLSDTAGAAEQDAADLWRAVQAALRALAEGLGGARPVALALSGAMHSLLALSGRGEALGRATTWADTRAATALAELRRENPAGLYEATGCPLVAPYHPARLRWLRAAEPAVFGRAAHFVSLKDWLGYQLTGALRTDRGYASTTGLLELRTGRWSDLALELAGVTAARLPELAEPTDPLGPLRAEVARACGLPPGLPVFVGSSDGALANFGAGVRSPGSTALTVGTSGAVRRVTAAPLLDPEARTWCYRFFAGRFLAGGAVSNGGLTLEWVRRTLYGELPKAEGFARLLDEAAAAKAEGLMVLPYLTGERSPHYNAALRGAVFGLSEAHTRADFARAALEGVAFCLKDVWEVLGTSAQGAAPPQTAERPVQLTGGLSRSPFWAQLVADVLGTPLEVVGVADASAVGAAALAWAAQCGLPLGRAPHPAAARPRRFTPREAERRRYDAAFARFRALYTAVAEDAARS, encoded by the coding sequence GTGAAGGGGGCGGCCCCACAGGAGGTCTGTATCGGCCTCGACGCCGGCACCACGGGGTGCAAGGCCGTCGCCCTGAGCGCCGCGGGGCGCGTGTGCGCCGAGGCGTCGGCGACCTATCCGCTCCTAAGCGACACCGCGGGCGCTGCCGAGCAAGACGCCGCCGACCTCTGGCGCGCGGTCCAGGCGGCGCTCAGGGCGCTCGCCGAAGGGCTCGGCGGCGCGCGACCCGTCGCGCTCGCCCTCAGCGGGGCGATGCACAGCTTGCTCGCCCTAAGCGGGCGCGGCGAAGCGCTCGGGCGCGCGACGACCTGGGCCGACACCCGCGCCGCAACGGCGCTCGCCGAGCTCCGCCGGGAGAACCCCGCAGGGCTCTACGAGGCGACCGGCTGTCCGCTCGTCGCCCCGTACCACCCCGCGCGGTTGCGCTGGCTGCGCGCGGCCGAGCCAGCGGTGTTCGGGCGCGCGGCGCACTTCGTCAGCCTCAAAGACTGGCTCGGCTACCAGCTGACGGGCGCGCTGCGCACCGACCGCGGCTACGCCTCGACGACGGGGCTCCTCGAGCTGCGCACGGGCCGCTGGAGCGACCTCGCGCTCGAGCTCGCCGGCGTCACCGCGGCGCGGCTCCCCGAACTCGCCGAGCCGACCGACCCCCTCGGCCCCCTCCGCGCCGAGGTCGCGCGCGCGTGCGGGCTACCGCCGGGGCTACCGGTCTTCGTCGGCAGCTCCGACGGCGCGCTCGCCAACTTCGGCGCGGGGGTGCGCAGCCCCGGCAGCACCGCCCTGACGGTCGGTACGAGCGGCGCGGTGCGGCGGGTGACCGCCGCACCGCTGCTCGACCCGGAGGCGCGCACCTGGTGTTACCGCTTTTTCGCGGGACGCTTTCTCGCCGGCGGCGCGGTCAGCAACGGCGGGCTCACCCTCGAGTGGGTCCGCCGCACCCTCTACGGCGAGCTCCCCAAAGCGGAGGGCTTCGCTCGGCTCCTCGACGAAGCGGCCGCGGCCAAGGCGGAGGGGCTTATGGTGCTCCCCTACCTCACCGGCGAACGCAGCCCGCACTACAACGCCGCCCTGCGCGGGGCGGTCTTCGGCCTCAGCGAGGCGCACACGCGCGCCGACTTCGCCCGCGCGGCGCTCGAGGGGGTAGCGTTTTGCCTCAAAGACGTCTGGGAGGTGCTCGGGACGAGCGCCCAGGGCGCTGCGCCCCCCCAGACGGCCGAGCGCCCCGTGCAGCTCACCGGCGGGCTGAGCCGTTCGCCCTTCTGGGCGCAGCTCGTCGCCGACGTTTTGGGGACCCCGCTAGAGGTGGTCGGGGTCGCCGACGCCTCCGCCGTCGGCGCCGCCGCGCTCGCTTGGGCCGCGCAGTGCGGCCTCCCGCTGGGGCGCGCGCCGCACCCCGCCGCCGCGAGGCCGCGGCGCTTTACCCCGCGGGAGGCCGAGCGGCGGCGCTACGACGCCGCGTTCGCGCGCTTTCGGGCGCTGTACACCGCTGTTGCAGAGGACGCCGCTCGTTCGTAA
- a CDS encoding PKD domain-containing protein — protein sequence MATSRLLASRRVATRRVASVALVGLFLGACGPLPGGSGALPDPVIELEAENARGEWPLVVTLTARTAELARPVTAYRWDFGAGEAIGAPTEGGARRTVVYTEAGTYTARVEVVAGAQTGEASTQIEVLPRSAPRDINNLPPTVTLEADVTEGSAPLEVTLSATAEDPNADALTTTLFFGDGTRTLASEATHVYTEPGTYVATAVVTDGRGGVAAADVVITVASP from the coding sequence ATGGCGACCTCACGATTGTTGGCAAGTCGGCGCGTCGCGACCCGGCGGGTGGCGTCGGTCGCGCTCGTTGGGCTCTTTCTGGGCGCGTGCGGCCCGCTCCCCGGCGGCAGCGGCGCCCTACCCGACCCCGTCATCGAGCTCGAGGCTGAGAACGCGCGGGGCGAGTGGCCGCTCGTGGTGACCTTGACCGCGCGCACCGCCGAGCTGGCGCGGCCCGTCACCGCCTACCGCTGGGATTTCGGCGCCGGTGAGGCGATCGGCGCCCCGACCGAAGGGGGGGCGCGCCGCACCGTCGTCTACACCGAAGCGGGCACCTACACGGCGCGCGTCGAGGTCGTAGCGGGCGCCCAGACGGGCGAGGCGAGCACGCAGATCGAGGTGCTGCCGCGCAGCGCCCCCCGCGACATCAACAACCTACCGCCCACGGTGACGCTCGAGGCCGACGTCACCGAGGGCTCGGCTCCCCTCGAGGTCACCCTGAGCGCGACCGCCGAGGACCCCAACGCCGACGCGCTGACGACGACGCTCTTTTTCGGCGACGGCACCCGCACCCTCGCGTCGGAGGCGACGCACGTCTACACCGAACCCGGCACCTACGTCGCGACGGCCGTCGTGACCGATGGCCGCGGCGGGGTGGCGGCGGCGGACGTCGTCATCACGGTCGCGTCGCCGTAG
- the argB gene encoding acetylglutamate kinase — protein sequence MPTVIKYGGSAMTDPEVRRQMAQRLAALPETVVVHGGGPFIAQALRDAGLKSHFVRGLRVTDAPSLAVIERTLTRLSKVLAQEIGDAVGLQGRDARLLVAEPLGAELGFVGEVVEVNRALLTGLLGLGLTPVVACLAATPDRRGVLNVNADSAAGAVAGALAAPVVFLSDVPGVLEDPAVPESRLATLSARDIAARIADGRIAGGMIPKVEAALGALRAGAPVAIIADGRVPEQLEASLRGEVGTRVVR from the coding sequence ATGCCGACGGTGATCAAGTATGGCGGCAGTGCCATGACCGACCCCGAGGTGCGACGGCAGATGGCGCAGCGTCTCGCGGCGCTCCCAGAGACCGTCGTTGTGCACGGCGGCGGCCCCTTTATCGCCCAGGCGCTGCGCGACGCGGGGCTCAAGAGCCACTTCGTCCGCGGTCTGCGGGTCACGGACGCACCGAGCTTGGCGGTCATCGAACGCACCCTGACGCGGCTCTCGAAGGTGCTCGCCCAGGAGATCGGCGACGCCGTCGGGCTGCAAGGGCGCGACGCGAGACTGCTCGTCGCCGAACCGCTAGGCGCCGAGTTGGGGTTTGTCGGCGAGGTCGTAGAGGTCAACCGCGCGCTGCTCACGGGGCTGCTCGGTTTGGGCCTCACCCCCGTCGTCGCTTGTCTCGCCGCCACTCCAGACCGCCGCGGGGTGCTCAACGTCAACGCCGATAGCGCCGCGGGGGCAGTCGCGGGGGCGCTCGCGGCGCCCGTGGTGTTTTTAAGCGACGTACCGGGGGTGCTCGAGGACCCGGCAGTCCCCGAAAGCCGCCTCGCGACGCTCAGCGCGCGCGACATCGCGGCGCGCATCGCCGACGGGCGCATCGCCGGCGGGATGATCCCCAAAGTCGAGGCCGCGCTCGGCGCGCTCCGTGCCGGCGCGCCCGTCGCCATCATCGCCGATGGGCGCGTCCCCGAGCAGCTCGAGGCGAGCTTGCGCGGCGAGGTCGGCACCCGCGTCGTGCGCTAG
- a CDS encoding phosphohexose mutase, with product MDTLVFGTDGWRDVIGDKFTFLNVARAAQAYADFLNAQGTPSAVVGYDTRFNGALFARRVAEVLAANGIDTRLSASYLPTPALSFAVKHYGVGGGVMLTASHNPPPYSGFKLKGPYGGTATEDIYRAVAARVATVSEREVRRDGGAKRIETFDVRAAYYDALAQLVDLEALRRFDGTLVHDAMGGAAAGWLTGFVAHAELPWRLVALRGEPTPTFYGVNPEPLPQNLAATMAYMKEQGALFASATDGDGDRLGLVLPGGTFFNSHQIFALLLNMLAERGGTGRVVKTFTVSRLIERLAEKRGLAVQETPVGFKYIVDAMLGGDVLIGGEESGGIGVAGHIPERDGLANTLLVLEAVVKAGRTVSELFAELEREAGWRHAYDRLDLHLSGNALKDAVLGALASPPDTFAGRALERVETLDGVKLNLSGNAWLLFRASGTEPVLRIYCEAPSAGEVAEILSSAQRFVSGLEAPGS from the coding sequence ATGGACACCCTCGTTTTCGGCACCGACGGTTGGCGCGACGTGATCGGCGACAAGTTCACCTTCCTCAACGTGGCGCGGGCGGCGCAGGCGTACGCGGACTTTCTCAACGCCCAGGGTACGCCGAGCGCCGTGGTCGGTTACGACACCCGCTTTAACGGCGCCCTCTTCGCGCGGCGCGTGGCGGAGGTGCTCGCGGCCAACGGCATCGACACCCGCCTCTCGGCGAGCTACCTGCCGACCCCCGCGCTCTCGTTCGCCGTCAAGCACTACGGGGTCGGCGGCGGGGTGATGCTCACCGCCTCGCACAACCCGCCCCCCTATAGCGGCTTTAAGCTTAAAGGTCCTTACGGCGGCACCGCCACGGAGGACATCTATAGGGCGGTCGCCGCGCGCGTCGCTACGGTGAGCGAACGTGAGGTTCGCCGCGACGGGGGGGCGAAGCGCATCGAGACCTTCGACGTGCGCGCCGCCTACTACGACGCGTTGGCGCAGCTCGTCGACCTCGAGGCGCTGCGGCGCTTTGACGGCACCTTGGTGCACGACGCGATGGGTGGCGCGGCGGCGGGGTGGCTCACGGGGTTTGTCGCCCACGCCGAGCTGCCGTGGCGTTTGGTGGCGCTGCGCGGCGAACCGACGCCGACCTTTTACGGCGTCAATCCGGAGCCGCTGCCGCAAAACCTCGCCGCCACGATGGCCTACATGAAAGAGCAAGGCGCCCTTTTCGCCTCCGCCACCGACGGCGACGGTGACCGCCTCGGTTTGGTGCTGCCGGGGGGGACGTTTTTCAACTCGCACCAGATCTTCGCGCTGCTCTTAAACATGCTCGCCGAGCGGGGCGGAACGGGGCGCGTGGTCAAGACCTTTACCGTCTCGCGCCTTATCGAGCGGCTGGCCGAAAAGCGCGGCCTAGCGGTGCAGGAGACGCCGGTGGGCTTTAAGTACATCGTCGACGCCATGCTGGGGGGGGACGTGCTGATCGGCGGCGAGGAGTCGGGCGGCATCGGCGTCGCGGGGCACATCCCCGAGCGCGACGGGCTGGCCAACACGCTGCTCGTGCTAGAGGCGGTGGTCAAAGCGGGGCGGACGGTGAGCGAACTCTTTGCCGAGCTCGAGCGGGAGGCCGGGTGGCGCCACGCCTACGACCGGCTCGACCTGCACCTTTCGGGCAACGCCCTCAAAGACGCCGTTTTGGGTGCGCTGGCCTCCCCGCCCGACACCTTTGCCGGGCGCGCGTTGGAGCGCGTCGAAACCCTCGACGGGGTCAAGCTCAACCTCTCCGGCAACGCCTGGCTGCTCTTTCGCGCCTCCGGTACCGAGCCGGTCCTGCGCATCTACTGCGAAGCGCCGAGCGCGGGCGAAGTCGCAGAGATCCTGAGCTCGGCGCAGCGCTTCGTGAGCGGCTTGGAGGCCCCGGGAAGCTAG
- a CDS encoding M24 family metallopeptidase — translation MLAPVWEGLRAAGADALLVTHPANVRYLSGFSSPEDGRVLLSDKGLQLWTDGRYIQQAREESRLEVVITDTGSTWVEQLCTHVKDVLGGPRLAFEAESTPYALFAELREALGSEPVPTKGLVSELRLVKSPAEIATLREAARITDEAFAHILDVIRPGLREVDVALELERFMRRAGAEGASFAIIVASGVRSAMPHGVASSKPLARGELVTLDFGAKVAGYHADMTRTVALGEVSEAHERLYDAVLRAQEAALAAVAPNAEGRAVDAVARDSLAAAGLAEGFTHGLGHGVGLEVHERPRLSRLSQDTLRPGMVVTVEPGVYRPGDAGVRIEDLVVVTDAGCERLSGSPKALLRL, via the coding sequence ATGCTAGCGCCCGTCTGGGAGGGCTTGCGCGCGGCGGGGGCGGACGCCTTGCTGGTGACACACCCCGCCAACGTGCGCTACTTGTCGGGGTTTTCGTCGCCCGAAGACGGCCGCGTGCTGCTCTCCGACAAGGGCTTGCAGCTCTGGACCGACGGGCGCTACATCCAACAAGCCCGCGAGGAGTCGCGCCTCGAGGTCGTGATCACCGATACGGGGTCGACGTGGGTAGAGCAGCTCTGCACGCACGTCAAAGACGTTCTGGGCGGCCCTCGGCTCGCCTTCGAGGCCGAGAGCACCCCCTACGCGCTCTTTGCGGAGCTGCGCGAGGCGCTCGGCAGCGAACCGGTGCCGACCAAGGGGCTCGTCAGCGAGCTGCGCCTCGTCAAGTCGCCCGCCGAGATCGCAACCCTACGCGAGGCCGCGCGCATCACCGACGAGGCGTTTGCGCACATCCTCGACGTCATTCGACCGGGGCTGCGTGAAGTCGACGTCGCTCTGGAGCTCGAGCGCTTTATGCGCCGCGCGGGCGCCGAAGGGGCGTCGTTTGCGATCATCGTCGCTTCGGGTGTGCGCAGCGCGATGCCCCACGGGGTAGCCTCGAGCAAACCGCTCGCACGCGGCGAGCTCGTCACCCTCGACTTCGGCGCCAAAGTGGCGGGCTATCACGCCGACATGACCCGCACGGTCGCCCTCGGGGAGGTGAGCGAAGCGCACGAACGGCTCTACGACGCGGTGCTGAGGGCGCAGGAGGCGGCCCTTGCGGCCGTCGCCCCCAACGCGGAGGGGCGCGCGGTCGACGCGGTCGCCCGCGACAGCTTGGCCGCCGCGGGTTTGGCGGAGGGGTTTACCCACGGCCTCGGCCACGGCGTCGGTCTGGAGGTTCACGAGCGGCCGCGGTTGTCTCGGCTCTCACAGGACACCCTCCGCCCCGGCATGGTCGTCACCGTCGAACCGGGAGTATACCGGCCCGGCGACGCGGGGGTGCGCATCGAAGACCTCGTAGTCGTCACCGACGCGGGGTGCGAACGGCTCTCCGGGAGCCCAAAGGCGCTGCTTCGGCTCTAG
- the tpiA gene encoding triose-phosphate isomerase yields the protein MKPLIAANWKMHKLPSEVTAWASDFEAALADTDRSRFDLAICAPFTHLSALAAALDGTGVAVGAQDVSSHAEGAYTGEVSAAMLKDLGVRYVIVGHSERRAYHHEDDALVRGKLERVLESGMTPILCVGETLQEREGGRAREVTLGQLRGALEGVALGNAGGLVVAYEPVWAIGTGKTATDADAQEMCGAIRAALKELLPELGGAVRILYGGSMKGDNAAGLLAQPDIQGGLVGSASLDARSLAQIAAAC from the coding sequence ATGAAACCCCTCATCGCAGCCAACTGGAAGATGCACAAACTCCCGAGCGAGGTCACCGCTTGGGCAAGCGACTTTGAGGCGGCGCTAGCGGACACCGACCGCAGCCGTTTCGATCTCGCTATCTGCGCGCCCTTTACGCACCTCAGCGCGCTCGCCGCGGCGCTCGACGGTACGGGCGTCGCCGTCGGCGCTCAGGACGTAAGCTCTCACGCCGAGGGGGCCTACACCGGCGAGGTCTCCGCCGCGATGCTTAAAGACCTCGGCGTGCGCTACGTCATCGTGGGGCACTCCGAGAGGCGCGCCTATCACCACGAAGACGACGCGCTGGTGCGGGGCAAGCTCGAGCGGGTGCTCGAAAGCGGTATGACCCCGATCCTCTGCGTCGGTGAGACCCTGCAGGAGCGCGAAGGGGGGCGCGCGCGGGAGGTGACGCTCGGGCAACTCCGGGGTGCGCTAGAGGGGGTCGCGCTGGGCAACGCTGGTGGGCTCGTGGTCGCTTACGAACCCGTGTGGGCCATCGGCACCGGCAAGACCGCGACCGACGCCGACGCTCAGGAGATGTGCGGCGCCATCCGCGCGGCGCTCAAAGAGCTCTTGCCGGAGCTAGGGGGGGCGGTTCGCATCCTCTACGGCGGCTCGATGAAGGGCGACAACGCCGCCGGGCTGCTCGCGCAACCCGACATCCAGGGCGGGCTCGTGGGCAGCGCCAGCTTGGACGCTCGGTCGCTCGCCCAGATCGCCGCGGCATGCTAG
- a CDS encoding Bor family protein, whose translation MKRPSAVLFAGVLTVTLLAGCATQSFDINPPLTPTSPGQATVEESQPFFVGGVSQSTLIDAAAVCGGADRVARVETETTVLDSILSFVTGGIYSPRTARVYCL comes from the coding sequence ATGAAACGTCCGTCGGCCGTCCTCTTCGCCGGAGTGCTCACCGTGACGTTGCTCGCCGGTTGCGCCACGCAGTCGTTTGACATCAACCCGCCCCTTACCCCTACCTCCCCCGGCCAAGCGACCGTCGAGGAGAGCCAACCGTTTTTCGTCGGCGGTGTCAGCCAGAGCACGCTCATCGACGCTGCAGCAGTCTGTGGCGGCGCTGACCGCGTCGCCCGCGTCGAGACCGAGACGACTGTTCTAGACAGCATTCTGTCGTTTGTCACGGGCGGCATCTACTCCCCGCGAACCGCCCGCGTCTACTGCTTGTAG
- the lon gene encoding endopeptidase La — MVMPIDAGRAVSIRAINAALDRNRTILIVSQRDRETEEPTGSDLFTVGTACNILRMKRNPNGSIQMLVQAFARVRVKRYTTGELIEAEVEPFEVPLGNAVTLEAAFRELKEKFSDIIEGGVRNIQPEVAQFVMNLEDAGQFADYVAYHLDFRLEDKQAILEAETVEARVRRVLVLIDTEIELAETQRRVQREVKDEIDRNQREYFLREQIKALQRELSGSDDGDDEVETFRAKLEELELPEEAMKEAERELNRLARMHPDSAEASVIRTYLTTLTELPWNERSQDRLDIEVAKQTLEEDHYGLEKIKDRILEYLAVRKLKADRAARGELDQAEVNRGPILLFAGPPGVGKTSIAKSIAKALGREYVRISLGGARDESDIRGHRRTYIGSMPGRIIQGIRQAGTKNPVFLLDEIDKLGMSYQGDPSSALLEVLDPAQNSGFVDHYLGVPFDLSEVLFIATANYAQNIPEALLDRMELLEFSSYIEQEKIEIAKRYLLPRQIEENGLKPQQITISDGAIAKVITSYTREAGVRNLERTIGTLARKAARRIAEGESKRVRITERSLEAFLGPERFSPESEGEENLVGVATGMYYTPVGGDILFVETSVTKGKGGLVLTGQLGDVMKESARAALTYARSNAERFGIPQEVLDNYEVHIHVPAGATPKEGPSAGVAIAASLISALTGVPVRKDVAATGEITLRGRVLPIGGLKEKILGAKRAGIRHILFPEKNLPDLGDIPAHLRRSLEFHPVAHLDRALDIFMVGGLAALEARGGGKSAPKKARRRRKEESPAAQA; from the coding sequence ATGGTGATGCCTATTGACGCGGGACGCGCCGTGTCGATCCGCGCGATCAACGCCGCCCTAGACCGCAACCGCACCATCTTGATCGTTAGCCAGCGTGACCGCGAGACGGAGGAGCCGACAGGCAGCGACCTCTTTACGGTCGGCACGGCGTGCAACATCTTGCGGATGAAGCGCAACCCCAACGGCAGCATCCAGATGCTCGTGCAGGCCTTTGCGCGGGTGCGCGTCAAACGCTACACCACGGGTGAACTGATCGAGGCCGAGGTCGAACCCTTCGAGGTGCCGCTCGGCAACGCGGTGACCCTCGAGGCGGCTTTCCGCGAGCTCAAGGAGAAGTTCAGCGACATCATCGAGGGTGGGGTGCGCAACATCCAACCCGAGGTCGCGCAGTTCGTCATGAACTTAGAGGACGCGGGGCAGTTCGCCGACTACGTGGCCTATCACCTCGACTTTCGGCTCGAGGACAAGCAGGCCATCCTAGAGGCCGAAACGGTCGAGGCGCGGGTGCGCCGCGTGCTCGTCTTGATCGACACCGAGATCGAGCTCGCCGAGACCCAGCGCCGCGTGCAGCGCGAGGTCAAAGACGAGATCGACCGCAACCAGCGCGAGTACTTTTTGCGCGAGCAGATCAAGGCGCTGCAGCGCGAGCTCTCGGGTTCGGACGACGGCGACGACGAGGTCGAGACCTTCCGCGCCAAGCTCGAAGAGCTCGAGCTCCCCGAGGAGGCGATGAAGGAGGCCGAGCGCGAGCTCAACCGCTTGGCGCGCATGCACCCCGACTCCGCCGAAGCGTCGGTGATCCGCACCTACCTGACCACCCTGACCGAGCTGCCCTGGAACGAGCGCAGCCAGGACCGCCTCGACATCGAGGTCGCCAAGCAGACGTTGGAAGAGGACCACTACGGTCTGGAGAAGATCAAAGACCGCATCCTCGAGTACCTCGCCGTGCGCAAGCTCAAAGCTGACCGCGCCGCGCGCGGCGAGCTCGACCAGGCCGAGGTCAACCGCGGGCCGATCCTGCTCTTTGCCGGGCCCCCGGGCGTCGGCAAGACCTCGATCGCCAAGTCGATCGCCAAGGCTTTGGGCCGCGAGTACGTCCGCATCAGCTTGGGCGGCGCGCGCGACGAGTCCGACATCCGCGGTCACCGCCGCACCTACATCGGGTCGATGCCGGGGCGCATCATCCAGGGGATCCGCCAAGCGGGCACCAAGAACCCGGTCTTTTTGCTCGACGAGATCGACAAGCTCGGTATGAGCTACCAGGGCGACCCCTCGTCGGCGCTGCTGGAGGTTTTGGACCCCGCGCAAAACAGCGGTTTCGTCGACCACTACCTGGGCGTGCCCTTCGACCTCTCCGAGGTGCTCTTTATCGCGACGGCCAACTACGCGCAGAACATCCCCGAGGCGCTGCTCGACCGCATGGAGCTGCTCGAGTTCTCGTCGTACATCGAGCAAGAAAAGATCGAGATCGCCAAGCGCTACTTGTTGCCGCGCCAGATCGAGGAGAACGGCCTCAAACCGCAGCAGATCACCATCTCAGACGGCGCTATCGCCAAGGTCATCACGTCCTACACGCGCGAAGCGGGGGTACGCAACTTAGAGCGCACGATCGGCACGCTCGCCCGCAAAGCCGCGCGCCGCATCGCCGAGGGCGAGAGCAAACGCGTCCGCATCACCGAGCGGAGCCTAGAGGCCTTTTTGGGCCCCGAGCGCTTCTCCCCCGAGTCCGAGGGCGAGGAGAACCTCGTCGGCGTCGCCACGGGGATGTACTACACGCCGGTCGGCGGCGACATCTTGTTCGTCGAGACGTCGGTCACCAAGGGTAAAGGTGGCCTCGTGCTAACGGGCCAGCTCGGCGACGTGATGAAAGAGTCCGCGCGCGCCGCTCTCACCTACGCGCGCTCCAACGCCGAGCGCTTCGGTATCCCGCAGGAGGTGCTCGACAACTACGAGGTGCACATCCACGTCCCGGCGGGCGCCACCCCCAAAGAGGGGCCGTCGGCGGGGGTCGCGATCGCCGCCTCACTCATTAGCGCGCTTACCGGCGTGCCGGTCCGCAAAGACGTCGCCGCTACGGGCGAGATCACCCTGCGCGGGCGGGTCTTGCCCATCGGTGGCCTTAAAGAGAAGATCTTAGGGGCCAAGCGCGCGGGCATCAGGCACATCCTCTTCCCCGAGAAGAACCTCCCCGACCTGGGCGACATCCCCGCGCACCTGCGGCGGAGCCTCGAGTTTCACCCTGTTGCCCACCTCGACCGCGCCTTAGACATCTTTATGGTCGGCGGCTTGGCGGCGCTCGAGGCGCGCGGTGGGGGCAAGAGCGCCCCCAAAAAGGCGCGCCGGCGCCGCAAGGAGGAGAGCCCCGCAGCGCAGGCTTAA
- a CDS encoding arginine--tRNA ligase, with amino-acid sequence MDVKIQLKAALERAVRALGTEAEVTVQAVPEGKAGDYGSPVAFGLARVLRKNPAAIAQELVERLELPAGVARAEAVGPYLNFHLDPGAFVRGVVEGELALPERGKKVIVEHTSVNPNKEAHVGHLRNIVLGDAVARILRAAGYEVEVQNYIDDTGRQAAESLFAVGYFGATYDGAEKYDHWLGKLYVRLTQAKETDAETIERGVSQTMHRLERGELRGEIERVLRAQLETYHALGAEYDLLVWESDIVKSGFLARALEVLKRSEDVFTPSEGKYAGALVMDVSKLIPGLEEPLVVLVRSDGNAMYVAKDIGTQFWKVGLFEGLRFRRFHRQPSGKPLYTSAPEGDLHPDGRTFAHADAVVNVIDTRQSHPQMIVKAALEMADAARGADASHHLAYEVVTLEGQAMSGRKGITLAIDTVLAEAAKRARAVVEEKNPGLKAVDEVARQVGVGALRFAMLKSEARRVIDFRWEQALSLQGDSAPYVQYAHARACSILRAACEAGVGESGAVWERLGPLEVKLAQELARLPEIIGSAARDFAPHLVGQYCLDVATAWNAYYNHRGADGKPDTQVLKAEPGLREARLALVRKVKETLATSLGLLGIEAPEEM; translated from the coding sequence ATGGACGTCAAGATCCAGCTGAAAGCGGCGTTGGAGCGGGCTGTAAGGGCCCTTGGAACGGAGGCCGAGGTGACGGTGCAGGCGGTGCCGGAGGGCAAAGCGGGCGACTACGGCTCGCCGGTCGCCTTCGGGCTCGCTAGAGTGCTCCGGAAAAACCCGGCGGCGATCGCCCAGGAGCTTGTGGAGCGGCTCGAGCTGCCCGCGGGCGTCGCGCGCGCCGAGGCGGTAGGGCCGTACCTCAACTTCCACCTCGACCCCGGCGCTTTCGTGCGGGGGGTCGTCGAGGGGGAGCTGGCTCTGCCCGAGCGCGGCAAAAAGGTGATCGTCGAGCACACGAGCGTCAACCCCAACAAAGAGGCGCACGTCGGGCACCTGCGTAACATCGTCCTCGGCGACGCGGTCGCCCGCATCCTGCGCGCGGCCGGGTATGAGGTCGAGGTGCAGAACTACATCGACGACACGGGCCGTCAGGCCGCCGAGTCGCTCTTCGCGGTAGGCTACTTCGGCGCGACGTACGACGGTGCGGAAAAGTACGACCACTGGCTCGGCAAGCTCTACGTGCGCCTGACGCAGGCCAAGGAGACCGACGCCGAGACCATCGAGCGGGGCGTGTCACAGACCATGCACCGGCTCGAGCGCGGCGAGCTGCGCGGCGAGATCGAGCGGGTGCTGCGCGCGCAGCTAGAGACCTACCACGCGCTAGGCGCCGAGTACGACCTTCTGGTGTGGGAGTCCGACATCGTTAAAAGCGGCTTTTTGGCGCGCGCTCTAGAGGTGCTGAAGCGCAGCGAGGACGTCTTTACCCCCAGCGAGGGCAAATACGCGGGCGCTCTCGTAATGGACGTGTCCAAGCTCATCCCGGGGCTCGAGGAACCTCTAGTGGTGCTCGTGCGCAGCGACGGCAACGCCATGTACGTCGCCAAAGACATCGGCACCCAGTTCTGGAAAGTCGGGCTCTTCGAGGGGCTGCGGTTCCGGCGCTTTCACCGCCAGCCCTCGGGCAAACCGCTCTACACGAGCGCGCCGGAGGGCGACCTCCACCCCGACGGGCGCACCTTCGCCCACGCCGACGCGGTCGTCAACGTCATCGACACCCGCCAGAGCCACCCGCAGATGATCGTCAAAGCGGCGCTCGAGATGGCCGACGCCGCTAGGGGCGCCGACGCCTCGCACCACCTCGCCTACGAGGTCGTGACCTTAGAAGGTCAGGCGATGAGCGGCCGCAAGGGGATCACGTTGGCGATCGACACGGTGTTGGCGGAGGCGGCGAAGCGCGCGCGCGCCGTGGTCGAGGAGAAAAACCCGGGGCTTAAAGCGGTCGACGAGGTCGCGCGGCAGGTCGGCGTCGGCGCCCTGCGCTTTGCCATGCTTAAAAGCGAGGCGCGCCGCGTGATCGACTTTCGCTGGGAGCAAGCGCTCAGCCTCCAGGGCGACTCGGCGCCGTACGTCCAGTACGCGCACGCTCGGGCGTGCAGCATCCTGCGCGCCGCCTGTGAGGCGGGCGTCGGGGAGAGCGGGGCGGTTTGGGAGCGGCTTGGCCCCCTAGAGGTCAAGCTGGCCCAGGAATTAGCCCGTCTGCCGGAGATCATCGGGAGCGCCGCGCGCGACTTCGCCCCACACCTCGTCGGGCAGTACTGCCTCGACGTCGCGACCGCCTGGAACGCCTACTACAACCATAGAGGCGCCGACGGCAAACCGGACACGCAGGTCTTAAAAGCCGAGCCGGGGCTCCGCGAGGCGCGCCTTGCGCTCGTGCGCAAAGTCAAGGAGACGCTCGCGACCAGTTTGGGGCTGTTGGGGATCGAAGCGCCCGAGGAGATGTAG